Genomic segment of Polycladomyces abyssicola:
TATGGAAGTCTGCGGATGCGCTCATTGAATCTTCATACGGAAGTGGACCGTTTTCACCTGTTGTATCAGCTTGAAAACGGTTCCTGGAGCGTCTATCAAAGCTTTCTATTTAAAGGGTAGTTGTTTGAAGGAGCAAGCGACACCTTCCACGGTAGCGAACCTGCGATTTCAGAGCGTTTTCCCTCTTGCTGCTGTTTTGCAAGCGCAAAGGTCGCTCGTGGGAAAACGCCACCCTTTTGAGAGAAGCGGGTCCGAACTTCCCGTCGAGTGCGGAGCGGAGACGGGAAATCGGATCCCGAGGACTTTTGTCAACAACCTGACAGGGCGGATGCCCTGTTTTTTCTTTCTTTATCTGATTTTTCCTGTTGGATGCCGTGAAAGATCGGGAATACCAATAACGAGCAAAAAGGAGGTATTTCAACTTGAAACAGACAGAAACCGACATTCGAGAAGCGCGAACACCCGAAGAACTCGAAGAAGTGCATCGTATCCGTCGCAAGGTGTTTGTCGATGAACAGCAGATGCCCCGCATCATGGAAAAGGATCGGCATGATGAGTCCGCCACGCAACTATTGGCTTATGATGCGGACCGGCCGGTCGGCACTTTGCGACTTCGCTGGATGGATCCAAAAACGGCTAAAATCGAACGTGTGGCGGTGCTTCCGGAACTTCGCGGCACCGGGATCGGCCGTTCCATGCTGGAGTCCGTTGAATCCTACGCGAAGCGGAAAGGAGCCAAACGTCTGGTGTTGAGTGCCCAATGGCATGCCCGGCCGTTCTATGAAAAGTTGGGATACCGTGCTGAAGGAAATCCTTATGAGGAGCTGGGCGTGACACACATATGGATGAATAAAAAGCTGGCGTAACATTTGACCGGGAAAGGTACCCAATAAGTGGCCCGGGTGCCGATGACGGAACCATTCACGGGGGAAGGAAGATATTGATCATACGCACTCATTTTACTTTCTTGCGGCCATTTTGAGTCGTTCCACCTGATCATAGGCCACCGTTTTCGTGCCGATCGGTGCGTGAAACATGGAACCGTGCCGTTCACCATGAAAATCGGATCCGGCGGTTATAATCAATCCGTGACGTTCCGCCATCTTCCTGTACCGTTCAGTGCGCTCCTCATCATGATCTGGATGGTACACTTCCAATCCTGCCAAGCCGTGGCTGATAATCTCTTCTACCAACGCGTCGTTTTCATACAATCCAGGGTGTGCCAGTACAGGAACGCCGCCAGCTTCCTTAATCAAGTCAATCGCTTCAAACGGGGTAATCCGTTTGGTGGTGACGTAGGCCGCTCCATCTTTACCCAGATATCGTTCAAACGCCTCATCCATCGAGCGAACGACCCCCTTGTCCACCAATAATTCGGCAATATGGGGCCGCCCGATATTCTTCTCGGGTGAGGCGCCTCGCTTTTTGGCCTGCACTTCTTCCCACGTGATCGCAATACCCAATTCGTTCAACTTCTCAATGATTTTGCGGTTGCGCTCTACCCTGGTATTCCGGAGAGATTGCAACCGCTTCAAAAACCATTCCTGCTCCGTATCCACGAAATAACCCAGCACATGAACATCCTGACCGTCCGCCAACGTACTGATTTCGATTCCGGGCACCAGCTCCATTCCCAGTTTGGCCGCCGCTACCGCAGCTTGAGCCACGCCGCCCACTGTATCGTGATCGGTGATCGCAATCGCCCGAAGTCCTGTATCTTTAGCCATTCTTACAACCTCTTCCGGGGAAAACAGTCCGTCTGAAACTGTCGTATGTATATGTAAATCTGCACTCATGATTCAACACATCCTCCCGATTCTATTCGACTTAACCATCCCATACCTTGGCGTTGCATGAATACACGCCATGGCAAATGGGTTTGTTGTGATCTCTTTGTGGCGTAAACCCGCTCCAACCAACTTCGCACATCATCCGATTCTTCCGGCGACATCACCCGTATCGGTCCGACGGGCAAATGTTGGACTCCCACTTTGACCGGTCGGGCGATTACAGACGCCCCTTCCTGCCATTCCTCTGTCGGCCAATTACGAGGATCGGCTGTCAACGGCGGCAAGTCCGATGCCATTTCTTGGAGAATCCAGTTTTCACCTGCACGTGTCAAGAAAAAAACAGAGTAAAAAGAAGCGATCAGTGTACTCGCCCAGACCAATCGACTTTTTTTGTCCAACCATATTCCACCACCGGCGTCGAGATACTCTTGGATCAGGCGACGATGACGGATATTCAAATAATCCAACGCATACCAAATACGGAATACCTGTTCAGCCAACCCGGAAAATGATTCAGGCTGATCCGGTTTCCGACAGGTCAGTTGCTGAAAAATATGGCGGGCACGCACTTTTTCCCGCAACAGCGTTTGCTTTTCCGCATATGTCAGCACATCCTCCAACAGCCGGTAAAACTGCCTTTCTTTTTGCCGCTGGCGGATGCTTCTCCACCGCAAAAAATCGACATGGTGTTCCTCATTAGACAAAAATCGATCCCCTCCCCTTTTCATCATACCCTACTTTATGCACGCATAGGACGACAGGGTTTCACATTTTTTCGCAAGCATTCAATTGCCCATCCATTACTGATTCACACAGCAAAAAAGCGGCCCACTCCCCTTTGGCCGCTTTTTCACCGTTCTTCGATCGTTTGCTCCACCGTTTGATCCCAATCCTCCAACAACACCGGATATATCGCCTCCACCCGATGAAGTGATCCGTCGTTGGCGACTGTTCCCTTCAACCAAAAACGGTATTCCGCCCAGTTCGGTGGAAAGCCCCGCAAATTGAGCGGCAACCACTTTTTCCCCACCAACAACACAGGACCGGACGGCGGAACAGCCAACAAATAGGTTCCCGTCATGGCTGTTTCTTCTGCTGTTCGCTCTTGAACCCCGTGTTGAACCAGCCATTTTCTCACCTCAAATGCCAAGGGCAACGACTGGATCAAGGAAGGATACACTCTGCGATAAGCGGCATACACGGTCTCGATCCCTTCGCCATCCAACCAGCGGAAGAGATGTTTGATCGTGTTGAGAAAAATCTTGGCTTTCACTGCATTGCCGCCAACACGATCAACATACCAGACACCGCAAAAATGGGCGAGCACGTCCTCATTGAACCGGGACCAGGTGAACGATTTCCCAAAATACAGGGAAATGTATTCCACCAAGTACTCCAACGAGCGTGCAAACAACGTCTGGGTGCGTGGTTGGTATTTGGAGACCTCGTTCATAAAAAACAGCTCCAAATGCTGGGTGACCAAATCCGGCAGCCCTTTTTCTTCTTCATTCAACGACGGCAGAGAAGGCAGGGCACGGACTTCAGCAGTTGGAGCCGCTTCTTCCTGGGATGCCTGTGCTTGAGTGGAGAGCTGGTCCCATTCTTTGGCACGATGTATGGCCCAACCCAATACATGCAACCCATTTTGCCGCCAGAACTCCCGCTCTCCCGCCGGATCCCGGGGCACTTGATTCTCCAGATGCATCAAGATCTCCCCTCTCATTTGTTGTGTAAACACGGTGTAGGGGCCAAACAATTCGTAGCGGTTTCCCAGCCGAGAGAGGCGTCCGATCAATACAGCACCTTTATGTAAAGGTTCAAATACCTTGGTTACGTATGTTCCCTCACCGAGAATCGGTTGGAGCAGCACTTCCTGATTTCCGGTGTGACACACCTCATAGCATCCGAGATGAACATCTCGCAACTGATCGGCCACTTCCAACCGATCCGATGGCAGATTCGTCGCCTCTCTCCACACATCGATCGGTCGACGCCCGTCGACACACGGTGTATCCAGCATCAACCAAAATCGATAAGCGAGAGAATATCTCGAAGGAAGAGGTTTGGAGGATGGAAAACGCAGAATCTCTTTAAAACGTTCCTCCCATTTTTTCTCCTCTTCCCTCGAAACGTGTCGTTCAAACCATTCCTTCAGATCCTTGAGAATCTCGTTTTTGATCTGGATTTCCCGCTTTTCACGAAGTTGTTCGGCCGCCTGAATGGCAACGACACGCTCGCAACATTTCTTGTATTTTTTTCCACTCCCACAGGGGCATGGATCATTTCGACCAACCATGGTTCACACTCCAAAAGGATATTCCTTACACTCAGTATATCGGAAATGGGCACAAGAGACAAAAGAAAATTGCAAAAAAATCCATGAAATGACGGTTCAGGGAAGCATTGCAGTATGCTCTCGACAATGTTTTTCATAAAAAA
This window contains:
- a CDS encoding GNAT family N-acetyltransferase, with the translated sequence MKQTETDIREARTPEELEEVHRIRRKVFVDEQQMPRIMEKDRHDESATQLLAYDADRPVGTLRLRWMDPKTAKIERVAVLPELRGTGIGRSMLESVESYAKRKGAKRLVLSAQWHARPFYEKLGYRAEGNPYEELGVTHIWMNKKLA
- a CDS encoding PHP domain-containing protein; protein product: MSADLHIHTTVSDGLFSPEEVVRMAKDTGLRAIAITDHDTVGGVAQAAVAAAKLGMELVPGIEISTLADGQDVHVLGYFVDTEQEWFLKRLQSLRNTRVERNRKIIEKLNELGIAITWEEVQAKKRGASPEKNIGRPHIAELLVDKGVVRSMDEAFERYLGKDGAAYVTTKRITPFEAIDLIKEAGGVPVLAHPGLYENDALVEEIISHGLAGLEVYHPDHDEERTERYRKMAERHGLIITAGSDFHGERHGSMFHAPIGTKTVAYDQVERLKMAARK
- a CDS encoding YecA family protein; protein product: MVGRNDPCPCGSGKKYKKCCERVVAIQAAEQLREKREIQIKNEILKDLKEWFERHVSREEEKKWEERFKEILRFPSSKPLPSRYSLAYRFWLMLDTPCVDGRRPIDVWREATNLPSDRLEVADQLRDVHLGCYEVCHTGNQEVLLQPILGEGTYVTKVFEPLHKGAVLIGRLSRLGNRYELFGPYTVFTQQMRGEILMHLENQVPRDPAGEREFWRQNGLHVLGWAIHRAKEWDQLSTQAQASQEEAAPTAEVRALPSLPSLNEEEKGLPDLVTQHLELFFMNEVSKYQPRTQTLFARSLEYLVEYISLYFGKSFTWSRFNEDVLAHFCGVWYVDRVGGNAVKAKIFLNTIKHLFRWLDGEGIETVYAAYRRVYPSLIQSLPLAFEVRKWLVQHGVQERTAEETAMTGTYLLAVPPSGPVLLVGKKWLPLNLRGFPPNWAEYRFWLKGTVANDGSLHRVEAIYPVLLEDWDQTVEQTIEER